The DNA window ATATGAAGTCATTTTGCATTGAAGTCAAACTAATGAACCCTTATTTTACACTGTAGCCTAATGTGAATTACGGGCGAATAATTAGAGTGTAAACCTTGGATTTTTATATTTTGCGCACTGTGTGATTTCATTTGCATGCTGGTTGCATAATTAGTTCATTAGTTTGTGACTTCATCAAATACACTGTAAACCTGGTAACCTAAAATGACTTCATGTGGCAACCTGCACCCTGAATCATCAGCCAGTGCATCGTACTGTGTATCGAACCTCAgccattttttacagtgtacagagctttttcttttttgttgttgtcagtGATGCCACCTATCTTATTTAAAACAtgacattaattaaataataaggggaatctaataaataataacaataatatactAAAAACATTGCATATTGTCTCTGTCATACAAAATCATTTTCTCAAAAAtatcagctttacaggagaaaataaaactttaactttgaatggaagttcaTGTTAAATcttcttatttcttattaagtcattttggagcatttctattggtccatacatCATGCAATTTGCAGATGATGTAATTAACAACAACTGTCTGATTATGTGAAAAAGTTTCACAGCACATAGTGAAGTACAGTATTGGTGGGGTGGAGGAAAAGTAACAAGAAGACAGAGAGCCATAAAACAAGTGCAGTTAAATTAACCAACAGTCCCCCGAAGTGCAAGAACACAGGTTATCTAGTTAAATGTAGCTagaatacactaataataaacgAATTGTGCTGCACAACTCATAGAAACGCTATTATATTTATGACAAGCGAATGTTCCTAAAGAGAACCTCACCCATTTCCTAGAGTGCAAGTCAGAGAGGTGTCTGTACTCCTCAAGCAGGATTTCCAGAGTGGAGAACTGCAGTGAAATGCCTTTATATCAGATTCCTGACGTGACCTGGGTAAAAAACCTCTTGCGTAATGGCGCACAATCCAGCCTTGCACCTAAGGAATCTGAGGCCAGTGAACGCTGCACGGCTGCAACGAGACTCCTTCATTTACAGTAACTGGACTTCAGCTGAATGTACGCGTCTCTGATTAATGCACGGGAATAGTCGAGATACACACAGCAGCTGTAATTACAGTAACTGTAAATACACGCAGCAGCCATGGTGGTCCAAGCGAAGAGCTGGCTCTGATCCAACCTGTTCCCGTACCGTCTTTTCATTGGTCGAGACTTCAGAGGGCGGAGCCAGACCCTTTAAATAGCCACTTTTTATGTTGATGTTTAGAAGAGACACACGATGATAATATCTCTATAATATCTctaatgtatttatatgtatttaaaaagctGCAATATGAGAACGAGCTTTTCTGGTATGTAAAGATAAATGTTACTATTCATAAAAAATCAAAGCATGTTCTGGACACatggttaataataataataataataataataacataaaaacatCTTTAGTTAGGAGATGTTATGttgtaattttaaaataaatatcttTAAATCTCAAATATCTAATATGAGAAaatatctttttattattataacatattATGACATAATACTGTGTGTTGCAATTATGGCATAAAACATCTTGTAATTATGACAAAGCATCTTGTTATTATGCGATATGTCATAAAAACAACATAATATGTTGTAATTATGACACAAAACATCTCATAATGTGGAGAAAAAAGTTTTTAGAACGTATTGCGTTGTAATTatgacctccactcctatcagtctcttctctccaggtttagaacggaagttgctgccgctaaagcatcttactacagggggaaattggaatcatctgcatctgacccacgcaacgtcttcaccatcttctcctctctcctcaaccctcctactcccccacctcccactaccctgtctgcagaagaaaaggttgacaagatccgccgatctttCCTCCCTacctctacccccctctctaggccctgccctcctcctccctcttctctgacctgcttctctcctctttccacagatgacctcctacatcttctcacctccaataatcctaccacctgtccactagaccctgttccatcccctctgttccaaacaatcgctccaaacctccttcctttcatctcctttgtcataaacagctctttgttgtcaggtcatgtaccatctgccttcaagtctgccagagttgtgcctatcctaaagaaaccaactctggacagcttggacataggcaactacagacctatctctctttcctcccaaagattctcgaacgttctgtctacaaccaactgtctctctttctcactcagaacaatctacaggactctaaccagtctggcttcaaagctgcacactctactgaaactgctctcattgcagttacagagaagctccatgcagctaaaactgccagactgtcctcagttctgatccttcttgacctctccgcagcctttgacacagtggaccacaagatcctcctgtctatccttgccggccttggaattaccggctctgcatggcgatggtttgcatcgtacctgcagggacgctcataccaggtaacatggcagggggacacgtctgctccttgtagtctctccactggcgttccacaaggctcggttcttggtcctcttcttttctcactctacacttgctctcttaccactgttacgccgatgacactcaactcatgctctctttcccaccgtctgacacacaggtttctgcccgtatctcagcatgcctcgccgacgtctcttcttggatggcggctcaccacctcaaactcaaccccagcaagacggagctgctgtacattccgggaactgctggaccaaaaaacgatcttgccatcacctttgagaactcgctggtcactccttctacagaagctcgaagccttggtgtagtcatggatgatcagttatcgttctcaagtcatgttgcaaatggaactcggtcctgcagatttctcttgtacaacatccggagaattcgacccttcctctctggagaggccacccaggtgcttgttcagtctcttgtcacttccagacttgactactgcaactctcttctggctggtcttcctctgcgcaccattaggcccctgcaactcatccagaatgcagcagcacgggtcgtcttcaatgtccctaaattcagccatgtcactccactgctgcattctcttcactggcttcctgtagctgctgcccgcatcagattcaaaaccctgatgctggcctacaaagccaagaacggaccagcccctccatacttgatggcaatggtcaaaagcccaTCTGCACttagagcccttcaagcttcaagtacggctcggctcgacccgccatccctcaaagtccgcggaagacaagcgtccaggctcttttctgtcctgcaccaaagtggtggaacgagcttcccctgggtgtcctaacggccgagtcgctcgctgtcttcaaacgcagactgaagaaccacctcttccgagagtacttggataattagagtactatggtcaccttattgtcttgtgtttagtaatgtctaagcttagaggtatcctttgaattattggtctattctaactagctagggcttttcttgggtaaatagcaaagcactttgtaagtcgctctggataagagcatctgctaaatgccgtaaatgtaaatgaatcaaCATCAGATTGCAGAGTTggtttaatgtaattaatgttgACTGTTTAATGTTAATTTAATATCTATTCAATGACTGATTGTTACTGATTGACACTCCAATCTGATGTTGATTCTGATGATGTTAAAACTGATGATGATATTCCAGTTACTCAATGTATATTCAGTGTCAttgcactgtaaaaaacagAACTTAAATTTGCTTGCTTAATAGGATTTTTAAGTCAGTAATAACTGCACCATAAAGTGTATCAAATGATTTGCCTAAACTAACATTAGTTAGGTGTCTTAGAAAAAGCTGACCTCACTATATAACCTGTGTTGGCAAAATATACAAATTTTGGTTGAACCCTAGCTGAGACCAGGCCAACTACTTTGCACATGCTCATTTTGACTCCTTAGTTGAACAGGGTCTACGGAGCAATTCTGCTGTTGGATATAATAATATCTCTTAGATTGATTTTTCCCAACAGATACCTggaactgagtcagctgtgctttAGTTAGTCAGTAATATACAGCAGGTTTTGGTGTGCAGTGCAGTCTGTtagagtaaaactcacacccaTCCCATTGGCTCCTATGACACCagctatttgcatattgggcgtCACCCCACCTCGTACTCACCGTCGGTGTGTAGTCATTCCCTGCAGGCTAAATTCTCTTAGGTAAACATGTAAATCTTACTTACAATGGTTGACTGCTTGGCCTAAGTGTCGTAGGCTATAGGAGAAAGTTGTTTTTTGAGTTTGAGTTGGCCTTAAAACTCAAAAACCTAGTGCAGTAAGTTGCCTTAAGTTTTTACAGGGTGCTGCCAATGTTAGAAAATAGCAACTTTCACTGATACTTTACTGTTGATCCAACTGTGATAACATTTCTACCTCAAACAAAATGATGATTCCGATCAAAAAACAATTTTTCACAACATCACCTTGCTCTCTGAGTCAGAAATTCAGACATGGGTGCAAACTATTTTGAAGGCACTGTAAAAATACAAGGAAAACAATACACACACGTTAGAATTTTATTGTTTGCTTTAGGAAGACAGCGCATTAGAGCAAAACCATACCAGCTTGGAGTATGATAGGCATTATTTCATTACTCTGAATAGAAATAAAATCTTCAACAAtggcagaatgaatgaatgagagaAAAATCTGGAAAATGCACAGTGcatccacaaaaaataaaaaaaaaatctagactGTAGATTTACGTTTGAATGTATGAATGTTATGTTATGGAGACAGATCTTCCAAAATTTGTAAAGATTTGTAAATGATTATTGTTCTATGAAACAAGATTTCACATTTAAGAAAGTGTGCAAACATCTGTTCATCAGATGTTCATCAAACATCAGCTATAATGCTCTTCATCTTCAGGTTGAATCAACAGTTAAGCCTTGGTCTGGTTGTTTGGAGGGAGCGGTTTACCAAGATGCTGCCCTGTGGTGAGGCCATAGGGTTCAGAGGCACGAGCCTCTTTCACCTCAGGCCGCAGTCGGAACCCTGCCTGGAAGCTGAGGTCGAAGAGCCCAGTGGGAGCAAAGGTCAGAGGTTTCTCGTTCATCAGGCCTTTCAGCCTGGTCTGCCAGGCCTCTAATAAGGCTTTTCTCGCAGCTGGAGGGGTGTGTGCTATACTCCAGAAGATCTGGGGAGCCAGAACCTGAAAGCCACAGAAGCGCAGAACTCCGTTCTGCATCAGGACACAGTTGATCAGTTTTAGTTTGAGGTGATTCAGTTTTGGCAGTTATTATATTGGGAATTTCACAAACTTCCAGTAATTTCACCTGTAAGGGAAACAGCATAACATTGATGTCTCCACAGAtgccatcagggaggtacataGACTCTGTGCCTCCAGTAGTGAATGACAGCATAGCCTTTTTATCCTGTGGGGTGAATTGTGCATATGTTTATTAGACTACTGCAAATTTACCATTTAAAGGTTCCATCAGATGAACACACTAGTGGGAACCATGATATTGATTTATCTATTTGACTCTTCTGTCTTTAAGGAACACAGACCTTCCAGTTTGTTAGGTGCACCCCCCCCTCCTGCTTTCGCATGAATTACATATTCcaacagcaagccatacaccaCATGACAGTAGTATCGCACTAATCAAGCATAACAGCATTTCTAGCATCCATTAGGGTTCActaaagtggtggaatgagcaaAGCATGTGCTCTTCGTGACCAGCAGCAGCTTGTGATCATAGACTTTGCCTCAAATAAACTAGAAAAGCCAAAGACAATGCTGAGTCCAACGAAGGTGGGATACAAGGACATAGTTTGTGTATTAGTTACAGGTAATAGGTGGAAGTCCATGACTGAGATCAGATCTTGCATAGACAACATTTGCCTGGCCTAAGCAAATAATGGATGCTTCCAAACACGCTACGTGGCGTGACTTGGTTGGTTGATTCAAAGATGGGCCAAATTAAACGACAGCTCATGAAGGTGGGTTCAGAGCTTGCAACTGACAGTACACTCAAGGACTAAGGGCCAAATAGAGACAACAACTGCACTGAACACGAATGAGACACTGGCGAAGACACTGATAAACAGGAACAAGGACAAAGACCAGGACAGGAAGGTGGTTACTGAGACTGGATCTGTTCAAGGAAACCGAACCAGAGTCATTCAAGGGTTAAGGCCTTTATAATCTGAACCAGGTGTGCTAGGGCAGACTGCAGATTTTCAGGGTAGTGGATCCACAGAAACAGGGCTGAGAAACACTGATCAATAGAACTGGTAAGCACACATTCAAAGAACCTTGGTATCTCTTTAGTTATTTAAGTTTGCTGATGCGCGTTTCTGACCTTAAAGATGCCATTGTCATACATGTTCTGCAGAGTGAAGGCAAATCCTTGAGTTAGCACTCGGTCAAACCAGCCTTTCATTATACCTGGGACATTGAACCAGTACACCGGGAACTGCaggaaataagaaaaacaatcaTTAGTAATTTTGTGATGCTAAAATACAGTCTTTATTCTCATGGCAGaaatatatactttattttacatcataaaagacaaaaaaattaagtgtACTTGTATATTATCACAGTTATAAACAACCATTGTAACTACATTTTTGAGTTAGAGcttacattgtgtgaacatcTTATGATCAGTAGGCCAATAGCATGGATGCTACGTTACTTTTAATTCGTAAAAAAAAggccattttagagatacaattTGTAAGGTGTAGCTCTAGgacaaggcctcctcctgccaccagggggaggccccgagtcaccccagccagtaattgagcccaattcactacacctgggcagtaggctatataggcacacagatccagttgccccccTGCTGGATCTTTTCCCTCTGGTTCAGTGCGTGTGTCAGCCATACTCTCGAGCcgaaggctgaatgggtgtcACTCTCCTTCATGTGTTTCTCCCTAGTTTGTTTCCCTCTGTGTTCTCCCCTTGagttccctgtgtctgtgcagtctgtgtgtctgtgtgtgtgtgcgtgtttgcaCAGATATTCTTGTTTAGCAGAGGAAGGCAGTGgtgtctgccttccctgtaacTCCCCAGTTCtcttgtttcttttgggagatccttttgcACTTAGTTTCATCTTTTCTTGAGTTTAAACAGACAGCCAGCgttctcccctggcgtcctttgtttgtttccGCCTTTTTTCGGGTTAGACGTCCTCTTTGTTTACTAAAACCACCCCttttaagtttcatttgttggccactttcataactgccgctttggtAAAGTGACGCGGTGGCCTGGGTTTCGAGTCCCGGGtggatttatttctcatttccgTTTTGCCAGCTCTAAGATTAAGgactctgcacttggggccATTGGTCAcatgatcgtggtagctcactcagtagcgcgctGACCCGCCAACACGGcagcctgggttcaaaccccgctgtagGTGAGCGCCACATTACACAATTTCTTTCGAAAGTGACCATCTGAGTGCATTAGAtaggttgaaaaaaaaaaaaggcaatgaGAACACATGAGGAACATGGAGGGAACTATTAAAATACCTGACCTGAAAGATGATGAGATCAGCCTGCGACACCTTGTCATGTTCTGCCTTGATGTCATCACTCAGTCTTTCCTCCTTCCAGGCAATACAGGCCTCGTCACTATAGACAAAGTGCTCAGGATCCTTCAGCTCACCTGGGCAGGCAGGACATaaagcactgtttttttttcatattaggGGTAGGTAATAACACATTATTTTATTGTGACATACAATGAGCATATTGTGGATATCACTGGTGCTTAAAAAACACTGATGTTTCCATACatagagtgtaattagtcctgtttaattggataTAGTAGAACATTTtgaatagaaatcactgtattaagTATAGGACAGTATTTGGGCAGCGATTCTGCTGCAGTTCTAGTGCATTTTATCTTCTGTCttcaaatattgtgatataatatttttaccacatCAGTTATCCCTATTTCATGTattctttttttacatcttattctttgacatttttaaacatCTTACACATTTGTCAGGATAATCTAGAATATGACCTGCTATGCGATTTGTTCACAAAAAtatcattatatttattattactaaatTTCCTGCAATTATTAAAAAAGATACTATTTAAAAAGATGTTTACTTGCAGTCAGACTTTGGCATTTAACAGTGGAGGCCCTGGTATATTTGGCACGCTAGGTGAAATTGTACTTTTTGCTTTATATGTTGGCGGGCATGCAATTGACAGTACCAAAAAATTCTGTCCCAGTCCTAAAAGcatgtaattttattttatggCTTTCAAAACATCACTGAAAACAGGACACTAACTCCTACAGGAggtgtggtgtttggtggtgcaaggtttaaaggtaaaaaaaaaaaggtaaaggtgcacgtatttgtcactgtacagcaaaatgtgtcctccgcatttaacccatctggtagtgaacacacactcacagcggtgggcagccgcTTTAACCGGTTCCTTTAATTTGGTGGATCCAGGCCTGTACAAGGCATGTCTGCCTCCTGAAAAATTCTATCACAGTGCCCAATTTAGGTAAAGTACTCTAAAATACTATGGtacaatgtatttatttttaggagCCACATTTTCATGTCTTTATTTTAAACACACTGTCTGACCTGATGCCGAATAGGTTACtaccttaaagcagcattgtgcaagaattggtatttgtTGTGCCTGGGCCAGGGTATGAGCACCCcttcatggacagctgtacacatgcatttgttgacaagaaAGTATGTGGACTCAGACGGCAAAATAATATCAGCAAGAGTTATGCAGCTTCACCACAGTGCAGTTCCATAGGGCAGAAGTGGTGTTCTGGAATAGAGTGGCAATGACCGAGATGCCAGTCTCTTTATTACAGTACCTGTCCACTTGTACTTGTTTTCGACGCATTTGGCCATGCCCGATCTCTAGCCTCACCGTGTGTGGGCGTGTCTGTGACGCGTCTGTATGCAAATTAACAATCTGGGAGTAGGCGatcttatttttaggatttttAATTCTTTTATATCTTATTCTGGAAATCCTGGAGTTGCCGTTATCAGTTTTTCCTTCAGGTTTTAAAAGTGTTTGTTTGGTGTGTGATGCTCATTTGACGCACTCAGCCATATGCCGGCTGTACTCTGCTGAACTTTATGGCTGCATGCATGCCGCAGCTCTCTCcaatgaaataaacagaatgtgGTGAGGTGAAGTGGTAAGCGGACTAGTGCCGTTAGTGGAGcctcaacatgattttgaaggtaTTTTAAGGTAACATTGACTCATGATGGTGTAGCCTGCCTTTTTCACTTTTGAACATTCTGATATTGCTGAATGCTGCTTTATGATTTCTGCATTGACATGTCAAGTATAAACCTAGTTAATGCTGATCTTATACCAGGAGTAGTGCAGCGTGGCAGTAAAAGTTGTGATACTGTATTTTGCACAAAGAAATAAAGGCCTGTATGTATAAAATAGCTGATAATCATCCAAACATGCCTAAATAATCTTTTTAAAGAATGTTGAATTTGAAAGAAAACTATAAATACTATTTACCACTGTATTGCTTTATAACACTTGGTCTCTTGAGCCTTTCCTTGGGCCCCAGAAAGCTTAAGGCAACCATGTGTGGATTCACTTGTTAGTTCGCTCTGACACTCTATTTAGTGAGGCTGTGGGTTAAAGATTCAGGCAAGTCCAAGGAGAGGAAAGAACTATATCAGACAGTGACCTGTACTTGGACTGTGTATTGTAAGATCTCAAGCTGTTGGGATGTTTGGACCTGTAATCGGTGATTTCCCTGTGGCAAGCTGCTTATGGTATAAACGAAGCTCGAAGCACAGGACAGAACCACCATACAGACCCTTAATATCTGCTGCTGTTGCAGAGGGAAGAAAGTTCATGGCGTAGAGGTCAGACACAATGACTTTATAGCCTTGTGCGGTGAACGTCTGCACAGCAGCATCCTTTGCAGCTGCATTAAACGAGGTTGGACTCTGATGGGCGTAGACGATCAACACAGTCTTTTGCGCTGAAacgtataaaaaacaaacagaattcAGAGATTTAAAAATCTGCTCATTTGTTTTTGCCTCTTGAATGAAAAGAGCTTCAGAGATGGTTTCAAATCTTTACATGACTTCATAATTCTCCTCAAATGAAAGAGCTGCATGAGGAGTCCCATGCTCCCCCCACTTGCTTTCTTTTCCGTTGCCAAGCTCCCAGGAGAGGTGAAACCCATACTGTTTCTACTGTAGGGAGGTTACACCCTGTcaaaacaaaactgcaaaacaaTGGCAAGCAACAACctgaaatgaaactgaagaTTTCTTCAAGCGAAGATTGTTGGATTATCTGATTTGTCTGATAATTACAGCATCAGATAAATCAGAATTTCTTTTTTACCCTCACTGACATCTGAACCCTTAACAAGGATTAGGGCCTAAAGGTTTGTGCTGGTAGTTCTCACCATTTGTAGCCACTGCAATTACTGTAATACCTAGAAGACCATTGAGTTTTACATTATTGATGTTTCTAGCATCACTTCAGGACCAAATAATAGTGTTGCACTGATACAGATATCGTACACACGGTATCGGCAATAGAGAGACCCGATACCATGCAGTTTACTGACGTCCTACTTTTGTACATACTTTGTTATAAAACCAAACATGtaaaacaaccagtaaaagccagtcatcaACAGTTATTaacttaaaaatacatttaacagAACTTTTACAGCCCTTTTTGTTttcatgtggtgtttttttttttttttttttggggggggggttctgaaaccaaacactgaagtttagtagcTTCTTACATAGAGATACGTTGTTAAATGTGAAGTTGCCACACTCACTGCATTTTTTTGCCCTGAAATGTGCATTTTAAGCACTAATTAAAGCTATAAGCCAAACTAtaagctgtttggtgaagcttagcaagattatgccTTCTTACCTGCTCATGTgtctgcattgtggcaattcTTTTTCATagtgtcgtctcggttcgtcttcctctggagatggacttgttattcaaaaaggagagtctgtaaccaccgtctttagttgtaacaataatatattttatttcaatcgaaagaacagtgtggagagagtctgccaattctgggtgcccctcggtctctctctccccaacttaggaataccttgagtttttataccctatttcaCGTCAaattctgttggaatgttgccatatatggaatgtttgcatttcatccatagggaacagccattagctccACCATTATATACGTGGTCCATGGCCACACCCGGACAGCATTTAaatcactgacacgtctgcccaaagggatgtccaaatctaaacagcatctgaacatctgcaaagccaatgaatatactacaatAGCATGTGCAATTACTCAACCAGTAACTAAGCATGCTGTTTcttcaagcaaaaaaaaaaaaaaaaaaaaaaaaaaaaaaaaatatatatatatatataataaccacTTAAAGCTTACCAAGTTACAAAGAAGACaaacccaaacttttgcatgaacAAGCATGAACAAGCGTTGGAGAACTGCCCAATTGTAGcccatttacatatttaccaTATCCAAAACATCTACAACTCTCATACCTCAAAACAGGAAAAACTGGACAAAACtggataaatataaatatatacatatatattttaatgtaatttttatATCACTTATTTATGTTATTCTTCAGGATAACAGACACTGGCTACTACGCAAAGGCTCCAGCTGCAGTGGTACGCTTTTACCAGAAGGGGGCAGAAGAGTCTACGAAGACTACGGTGAGCTGTTTATGGGGAACGTCTACCATCTATGTGGAGA is part of the Salminus brasiliensis chromosome 17, fSalBra1.hap2, whole genome shotgun sequence genome and encodes:
- the LOC140538361 gene encoding NAD(P)H dehydrogenase [quinone] 1-like isoform X2; the protein is MAQKTVLIVYAHQSPTSFNAAAKDAAVQTFTAQGYKVIVSDLYAMNFLPSATAADIKGELKDPEHFVYSDEACIAWKEERLSDDIKAEHDKVSQADLIIFQFPVYWFNVPGIMKGWFDRVLTQGFAFTLQNMYDNGIFKDKKAMLSFTTGGTESMYLPDGICGDINVMLFPLQNGVLRFCGFQVLAPQIFWSIAHTPPAARKALLEAWQTRLKGLMNEKPLTFAPTGLFDLSFQAGFRLRPEVKEARASEPYGLTTGQHLGKPLPPNNQTKA
- the LOC140538361 gene encoding NAD(P)H dehydrogenase [quinone] 1-like isoform X1, yielding MGFTSPGSLATEKKASGGSMGLLMQLFHLRRIMKSSQKTVLIVYAHQSPTSFNAAAKDAAVQTFTAQGYKVIVSDLYAMNFLPSATAADIKGELKDPEHFVYSDEACIAWKEERLSDDIKAEHDKVSQADLIIFQFPVYWFNVPGIMKGWFDRVLTQGFAFTLQNMYDNGIFKDKKAMLSFTTGGTESMYLPDGICGDINVMLFPLQNGVLRFCGFQVLAPQIFWSIAHTPPAARKALLEAWQTRLKGLMNEKPLTFAPTGLFDLSFQAGFRLRPEVKEARASEPYGLTTGQHLGKPLPPNNQTKA